In Candidatus Delongbacteria bacterium, one genomic interval encodes:
- a CDS encoding efflux RND transporter periplasmic adaptor subunit, producing MYKSSVRRSLAALLLPLVLLSATVSCTVDAHMDKGGKTESDSTAVDSTLARLVPVEISMVDRGPISDYIHLDGTVTTEDIVEVYSLVSGHVAQLRVEAGDRVRAGDTLMVLEDAEILLEAQRAANDLNKAEQDFARLEDLSRQKLVSSQELDEARYRLESARLGRDTAELAVTRTRVQAPISGIVAERHVGVGAWIQGSTPLFKLLDDRELIAVLNLPEKELDRIAVRQEVQVILQSSDNEVKGWIKRISPVVDPASGTVEVTVAIPDANHRLRSGMFASFAIVTGTREQAVLIPKRSIVYDRNRLIVYVIEEGKARRRLLEKGFEDEDRIEVLAGVSAGDTLVVVGQNSLKDRMGVRVVTGEDN from the coding sequence ATGTACAAGTCTTCCGTGCGGCGCAGCCTGGCCGCCCTGCTGCTGCCCCTCGTGCTGCTTTCGGCCACCGTGTCCTGCACCGTGGACGCTCATATGGACAAGGGTGGCAAGACTGAATCCGACAGCACGGCCGTCGACAGCACACTGGCCCGCCTCGTTCCCGTGGAAATCTCCATGGTCGACCGTGGCCCCATCAGCGATTACATCCACCTGGATGGTACCGTGACCACCGAAGACATCGTCGAGGTCTATTCGCTGGTCAGCGGCCACGTGGCCCAGTTGCGCGTGGAAGCCGGCGACCGGGTGCGCGCGGGCGACACTCTGATGGTGCTCGAGGATGCGGAAATCCTGCTGGAAGCCCAGCGCGCGGCCAACGACCTGAACAAGGCGGAGCAGGATTTTGCTCGGCTGGAAGACCTCTCGCGCCAGAAACTGGTCAGTTCCCAGGAACTGGACGAGGCGCGCTACCGCCTTGAGAGTGCGCGCCTGGGACGCGACACCGCCGAACTGGCGGTGACACGCACGCGCGTGCAGGCTCCGATCAGCGGCATCGTGGCCGAGCGCCATGTGGGCGTGGGTGCCTGGATCCAGGGGTCGACACCCCTCTTCAAACTGCTGGACGATCGCGAGCTGATTGCCGTGCTCAACCTGCCGGAGAAAGAACTGGACCGCATCGCCGTGCGCCAGGAGGTCCAGGTGATCCTGCAGTCCAGCGACAACGAGGTCAAGGGCTGGATCAAGCGGATCTCCCCGGTGGTCGATCCGGCCAGCGGAACGGTGGAAGTGACGGTGGCCATTCCCGATGCCAATCACCGTTTGCGCAGCGGCATGTTCGCCAGCTTCGCGATCGTCACGGGCACCCGCGAGCAGGCGGTACTGATTCCCAAGCGCTCCATCGTCTACGACCGCAACCGCCTGATCGTGTATGTCATTGAAGAGGGCAAGGCCCGCCGACGTCTTCTGGAGAAGGGATTCGAGGATGAGGACCGCATCGAGGTGCTGGCGGGTGTCAGCGCCGGAGACACCCTTGTGGTGGTGGGCCAGAACAGCCTGAAGGACCGGATGGGCGTGCGCGTGGTGACCGGGGAGGACAACTGA
- a CDS encoding efflux RND transporter permease subunit: MAAARRERASHRGDGGFFRFVVQRPVAVSMVVMAVLVFGLISFNRLPLTLMPDISYPSVTLHSEFEGAAPEEVEQYVTRPLEQALSVTGNMVSMSSLSRAGQSQLSIEFAWDTNMDLAIQEVREKLDNVWLPVEVARPLILRYDPSLDPMIRIGFTSERMPLDELRQLAEDVVKRELEKVRGVAAVKVKGGLEEEIRVELDEQAISLRGLNLQTISRQLASENVNLAGGNLKEGRTEYIVRVLSEYQSVQEIAETRIQAGPDTWVRLGDIGRVYRGSRDPDVLTRVDGLPSVEIEIQKEADANIVQVANTVRLALFGPTREPAAPVDSLAARQDSMALAASTDKPAAKGGPGGRRFGPGGGGGDERSWWLSARLGEQGIQTHLLADQSRFIQGSINELRSTAIMGGLLAVIVLFIFLRSAYTTFIVALTIPFSVIAAFGPVQLAGLSLNIMSLGGLALGIGMLVDNAIVVLESIFRCREEGDSVVEAAIRGTSEVGGAVFASTLTTVAVFLPMVFVQGIAGQIFGDLARVVVYSLSASLLLALTFIPMLAALQPSADAESGRGRWSGPFHRAWLLTPLAGWTLLRGFWSTSKAFTHGRFRWLRLVAFPVVLLLLLARAVVLFLVELVLRLVGGALFLVFYLASLLGRGLLRLTEWLGRRLEGSGRGPFARLADFYPRALAAALRHRIELIGSVLALFVVCVVFILPRVGTELMPTVHQGEFHVDLSWPVGTPIERSADLAGRVEHFLHGQPEVASLATVTGGDERASMDRETGGHIARITVRLNESRDPAASEQAVLGRLRPFLATQPEMDSRITYPVLFSFKTPIEVQLLGYDLHDLNTGNRMVMEELAHMDGLVDLNTSLRPGNPELRITYQREALNRLGLNLKTVAELVRGKILGDVDTEFRDLDRRVDVRVKLREGDLEGADAVRSLVINPGQPVAIPLSAVADVEMAEGPSEIRREDQERSAVIRANLRDRDLGTTLVELESRLSRLPLPDGTRVQVVGQSQEMQRSLNSLYGALLLAIFLVYVVMASQFESLLHPLVILFSVPFAFIGVIGALWMMNVPISVVVFLGAILLVGIVVNNAIILVDTINLLRSRGMELGSAVIQAGSLRLRPIMMTTGTTVLGLIPMALGAGDASEMRAPLAITVIVGLTTSTLLTLFVVPSLYSLLEHRGALVEVELPTRADSVPGGVPHET, translated from the coding sequence ATGGCCGCCGCCCGACGCGAGCGCGCCAGTCACCGCGGAGACGGCGGTTTCTTCCGCTTCGTGGTCCAGCGCCCGGTGGCCGTGTCGATGGTCGTGATGGCCGTGCTGGTCTTCGGCCTGATCTCCTTCAACCGCCTGCCGCTGACCCTGATGCCCGACATCTCCTACCCCAGCGTGACCCTGCACAGCGAGTTCGAGGGAGCCGCACCCGAGGAAGTGGAACAGTATGTGACACGCCCTCTCGAGCAGGCGCTCTCCGTGACCGGCAACATGGTCAGCATGAGCAGTCTCAGTCGCGCCGGGCAGAGCCAGCTCAGCATCGAGTTCGCCTGGGACACCAACATGGACCTGGCGATCCAGGAAGTGCGCGAGAAGCTGGACAATGTCTGGTTGCCGGTCGAGGTGGCGCGGCCGCTGATCCTGCGCTACGATCCCTCGCTGGATCCGATGATCCGCATCGGCTTCACCTCGGAACGGATGCCGCTGGACGAATTGCGCCAGCTGGCCGAGGACGTGGTCAAGCGCGAGCTCGAAAAAGTGCGCGGAGTGGCTGCCGTGAAGGTCAAGGGCGGGCTCGAGGAAGAGATCCGCGTGGAACTGGACGAGCAGGCGATCTCGCTGCGCGGACTGAACCTTCAGACCATCAGCCGTCAGCTGGCGTCGGAGAATGTCAATCTGGCCGGAGGCAATCTCAAGGAAGGGCGCACCGAGTACATCGTGCGCGTGCTCAGCGAGTACCAGAGCGTGCAGGAGATCGCCGAGACCCGCATCCAGGCCGGACCGGACACCTGGGTACGCCTGGGCGACATCGGGCGCGTATACCGCGGCAGCCGTGATCCCGACGTGCTCACCCGCGTCGACGGCCTGCCTTCGGTGGAAATCGAGATCCAGAAGGAAGCCGACGCCAACATCGTGCAGGTGGCCAACACGGTGCGCCTGGCACTCTTCGGCCCCACGCGCGAACCGGCGGCTCCCGTGGACAGCCTGGCCGCCCGCCAGGACAGCATGGCGCTGGCCGCCAGCACGGACAAGCCCGCCGCGAAGGGTGGCCCCGGCGGTCGCCGCTTCGGCCCCGGCGGTGGCGGAGGAGATGAGCGTTCCTGGTGGCTGAGCGCCCGGCTGGGCGAGCAAGGCATCCAGACCCACCTGCTGGCCGACCAGAGCCGCTTCATCCAGGGCAGCATCAACGAATTGCGCAGCACGGCCATCATGGGCGGATTGCTGGCGGTGATCGTGCTCTTCATTTTCCTGCGCAGCGCGTACACCACCTTCATCGTGGCGCTCACGATTCCCTTCTCCGTGATCGCCGCCTTCGGGCCGGTGCAACTGGCCGGGCTGTCATTGAACATCATGTCCCTGGGCGGGCTTGCGCTGGGCATCGGCATGCTGGTGGACAACGCCATCGTGGTGCTCGAGTCGATCTTCCGTTGTCGAGAGGAAGGCGACAGCGTGGTCGAAGCGGCCATCCGTGGCACCAGCGAAGTGGGCGGGGCTGTGTTCGCATCCACCCTGACGACCGTGGCTGTGTTCCTGCCGATGGTCTTCGTTCAGGGCATCGCCGGGCAGATCTTCGGCGATCTGGCGCGCGTGGTCGTGTACTCGCTCAGTGCTTCGCTGCTGCTGGCGCTGACCTTCATTCCCATGCTGGCCGCCCTGCAGCCCTCGGCGGACGCCGAATCCGGACGCGGACGCTGGAGCGGCCCCTTCCATCGTGCCTGGTTGCTGACTCCGCTTGCGGGCTGGACTCTGCTGCGCGGATTCTGGAGTACATCAAAGGCCTTCACCCATGGGCGATTCCGCTGGCTGCGGCTGGTGGCATTTCCCGTCGTGCTGCTGCTCCTGCTGGCGCGTGCCGTGGTGCTGTTCCTGGTGGAGCTGGTCCTGCGCCTCGTGGGTGGAGCGCTCTTTCTGGTCTTCTATCTGGCAAGCCTGCTGGGGCGTGGCCTGTTGCGTCTCACCGAATGGCTGGGACGGCGCCTCGAAGGATCCGGCCGCGGCCCCTTCGCACGCCTGGCGGACTTCTATCCACGCGCGCTGGCAGCGGCCCTGCGCCACCGGATCGAACTGATCGGATCGGTGCTGGCTCTGTTCGTGGTCTGCGTGGTCTTCATTCTGCCTCGCGTGGGCACGGAACTGATGCCCACCGTGCATCAGGGCGAATTCCATGTGGACCTGAGCTGGCCGGTGGGCACACCCATCGAACGCAGCGCCGACCTGGCGGGCCGCGTGGAACATTTCCTCCATGGGCAACCCGAGGTGGCCAGTCTGGCCACGGTCACCGGTGGTGACGAGCGCGCTTCCATGGACCGCGAGACCGGGGGACACATCGCGCGCATCACCGTGCGCCTCAATGAATCACGCGATCCTGCCGCCAGCGAGCAGGCCGTGCTGGGCCGACTGCGCCCCTTCCTGGCCACCCAGCCCGAGATGGACAGCCGCATCACCTATCCCGTGCTCTTCAGTTTCAAGACTCCCATCGAGGTGCAGTTGCTGGGCTACGACCTGCACGATCTCAACACGGGCAACCGCATGGTGATGGAAGAACTGGCGCACATGGATGGCCTGGTGGACCTGAACACCAGCCTGCGTCCCGGCAACCCCGAACTGCGCATCACCTACCAGCGCGAGGCGCTCAACCGTCTGGGCCTGAATCTCAAGACCGTGGCCGAACTGGTGCGCGGCAAGATCCTGGGCGATGTGGACACCGAGTTCCGTGATCTGGACCGCCGTGTGGATGTCCGCGTGAAACTGCGCGAGGGCGATCTGGAGGGTGCCGACGCCGTGCGCTCACTGGTGATCAATCCCGGTCAGCCCGTGGCGATCCCGCTCTCGGCGGTGGCCGATGTGGAAATGGCCGAAGGCCCCAGCGAGATCCGCCGCGAAGACCAGGAACGCAGCGCCGTGATCCGGGCCAACCTGCGTGACCGGGACCTGGGCACCACCCTGGTCGAGCTCGAGTCGCGGCTGTCCCGCCTGCCCCTGCCCGATGGCACACGCGTGCAGGTGGTGGGGCAGAGCCAGGAAATGCAGCGCAGCCTGAACAGTCTGTATGGCGCGCTGCTGCTGGCGATCTTCCTGGTCTATGTGGTCATGGCCAGCCAGTTCGAGAGCCTGTTGCATCCGCTGGTGATCCTGTTCTCGGTGCCCTTCGCCTTCATCGGCGTGATCGGCGCCCTCTGGATGATGAACGTGCCCATCTCGGTGGTGGTCTTCCTGGGGGCGATCCTGCTGGTGGGCATCGTGGTCAACAACGCGATCATTCTGGTGGATACCATCAACCTGCTGCGCTCAAGAGGCATGGAGCTGGGCAGCGCCGTGATCCAGGCCGGCTCGCTGCGTTTGCGCCCGATCATGATGACCACGGGCACCACCGTCCTGGGTCTGATCCCCATGGCCCTGGGTGCCGGTGATGCCTCGGAGATGCGCGCGCCGCTGGCGATCACCGTGATCGTGGGACTGACGACCAGCACCCTGCTGACTCTGTTCGTGGTGCCATCGCTCTACAGTCTGCTGGAACACCGCGGTGCCCTGGTGGAAGTCGAGCTGCCCACACGCGCGGACTCCGTGCCCGGGGGAGTACCCCATGAAACTTGA
- a CDS encoding efflux RND transporter permease subunit, protein MKLDRLLPELSLRRPITVLMIFIAMLVTGMVALQRVPLEMMPSGFKSPWMGFWVPYPNSTPEEIEELIARPFEEQLRTVAGIEYLESYSQSHGVWFFIQLRNGVNTDLAWNQLRDRLDRALIEVDLDIEKVRLRRMGMGESIFFMGVSTEMELSEAHWLADELLRKPLEQIDGVAKVDFWGGDAQELLIDLDLESLGRHRIGAREVVMRLQQENFALGNGEITEGSRRLTVRSDAIWRTVEEVADIPLRQDGLRLRDVAHVHIDAPEKTWTMRVDGNQGLMLSVAKESTANTEHICRDVDALLNKAMKDPRLEGLKVSKLFSQGDFIRESIDNLKESAIWGGIFSTLVIFFFMRRWRMTFLITAAIPFSIFVTVMVIYFAGWSLNIITMMGLMLSVGMVVDNAIVVMESIQSQREHSSDPATASIEGAAEVSLAVTVATLTTVVVFLPLMLISNNAGFSFYMTRIGMPVVSSLLASLLVALLFLPQLVSRARLFHEIKESRLISWSNRKVVALLDRCLRHRFDTGLVLLLIFALIAIPQKLVPSSGEGDGNVNNFELNVQMPVSYSFEDADALFKRLEARFEEQREHYNIKTVTARHSNTWGNIEVFLNSDVQRSWYGHAAYSLLETVGLYKRGTLNREEVIEDVKKNLPTVPGVEMNIGWGNDGQDENAITLSINGQDTNMLRSLAEEARRRMEGLPQIVSTELDVDQGDQELRLVTDRQAMDRSGVSASALAGTVRYALSGAQLPDLRQGGRELDAVVRLEEGDRDQLSKLKNLTVGSLNGRQVPMGELMDVEHRTAMGTIRRSQGKSFMRIKIATDSKDNDALTQSIRSIMEGMNFPPGYDWSFGRFADRLQEQQNSQQLAMILALCFVFLLMGVLFESFMLPLTILASIPFAIWGAQWALLITGSSFDLMAGIGMVILVGIVVNNAIVLIDRVVRLRHQGIERHRALLMATEQRFRPVMMTAATTVCGLIPMAVGNAALIGLPYAPMGRAMMGGLLVSTLSTLVVIPLVYTLIDDMGLFFRRLYLQVRLGSAKVPRESMADSTAAGS, encoded by the coding sequence ATGAAACTTGATCGCCTGCTGCCCGAACTGTCCCTGCGCCGACCGATCACCGTGCTGATGATCTTCATCGCGATGCTGGTCACGGGCATGGTGGCCCTCCAGCGTGTGCCACTGGAAATGATGCCCAGTGGGTTCAAGTCACCCTGGATGGGCTTCTGGGTGCCCTATCCCAATTCCACGCCCGAGGAGATCGAGGAACTGATCGCACGGCCCTTCGAGGAGCAGTTGCGCACGGTCGCGGGCATCGAGTACCTGGAATCCTACAGCCAGAGCCACGGTGTCTGGTTCTTCATCCAGCTGCGCAACGGAGTGAATACCGATCTGGCCTGGAACCAGTTGCGGGATCGCCTGGACCGGGCCCTGATCGAGGTGGACCTGGACATCGAGAAGGTCCGGCTGCGGCGGATGGGCATGGGGGAGAGCATCTTCTTCATGGGCGTGTCCACCGAAATGGAGCTCAGCGAAGCCCACTGGCTGGCCGATGAGCTGCTTCGCAAACCGCTTGAACAGATCGACGGAGTGGCCAAGGTGGATTTCTGGGGCGGCGACGCCCAGGAACTGCTGATCGACCTGGATTTGGAAAGCCTGGGACGGCATCGCATCGGGGCACGCGAGGTGGTGATGCGTCTCCAGCAGGAGAACTTCGCCCTGGGCAATGGCGAGATCACCGAAGGCAGCCGTCGTCTTACCGTGCGCAGCGACGCGATCTGGCGCACGGTGGAGGAGGTGGCCGACATTCCCCTGCGTCAGGACGGCCTGCGCCTGCGCGATGTGGCCCACGTGCACATCGACGCCCCCGAGAAGACCTGGACCATGCGTGTGGACGGCAACCAGGGCCTGATGCTTTCGGTGGCCAAGGAATCCACGGCCAATACCGAGCACATCTGTCGCGATGTGGACGCGCTGCTGAACAAGGCCATGAAGGACCCGCGCCTTGAAGGGCTCAAGGTCAGCAAGCTCTTCAGCCAGGGCGACTTCATCCGCGAGAGCATTGACAACCTGAAGGAGAGCGCGATCTGGGGCGGCATCTTTTCCACCCTGGTGATCTTCTTCTTCATGCGGCGCTGGCGGATGACCTTTCTGATCACGGCCGCGATTCCCTTCAGCATTTTCGTGACCGTGATGGTGATCTATTTCGCCGGCTGGAGTCTGAACATCATCACCATGATGGGGCTGATGCTCAGTGTGGGCATGGTGGTGGACAACGCGATCGTGGTGATGGAATCCATCCAGAGCCAGCGAGAACATTCCAGTGATCCGGCCACGGCGTCCATCGAGGGGGCCGCCGAGGTCAGCCTGGCGGTCACGGTGGCCACCCTGACCACCGTGGTGGTCTTTCTGCCCCTGATGCTGATCAGCAACAACGCGGGGTTCTCGTTCTACATGACCCGCATCGGCATGCCGGTGGTCAGTTCGCTGCTGGCCTCGCTGCTGGTGGCACTGCTCTTTCTGCCTCAGCTGGTCAGCCGCGCCCGCCTGTTTCACGAAATCAAGGAAAGCCGACTGATCTCGTGGAGCAACCGCAAGGTGGTGGCCCTGCTGGATCGCTGTCTGCGTCACCGCTTCGACACGGGGCTGGTGCTGCTGCTGATCTTCGCGCTCATCGCGATTCCCCAGAAGCTGGTGCCCTCGTCGGGCGAGGGCGACGGCAACGTGAACAATTTCGAACTGAACGTGCAGATGCCCGTGTCCTACAGTTTCGAGGACGCGGATGCCCTCTTCAAGCGCCTGGAAGCGCGATTCGAGGAGCAGCGCGAGCATTACAACATCAAGACCGTGACCGCGCGCCACAGCAATACCTGGGGCAACATCGAGGTCTTCCTGAACAGCGACGTGCAGCGCAGCTGGTACGGACACGCCGCTTACTCGCTGCTGGAAACCGTTGGCCTGTACAAGCGCGGGACGCTCAACCGGGAAGAAGTGATCGAGGACGTGAAGAAGAACCTGCCCACGGTGCCCGGGGTGGAAATGAACATCGGCTGGGGCAACGACGGGCAGGACGAGAATGCGATCACGCTCTCGATCAACGGGCAGGACACCAACATGCTGCGCAGCCTGGCCGAGGAAGCCCGGCGCCGGATGGAGGGACTGCCGCAGATCGTGTCCACCGAGCTGGACGTGGATCAGGGCGACCAGGAACTGCGCCTGGTGACCGACCGTCAGGCCATGGACCGCTCGGGCGTGAGCGCCTCGGCCCTGGCCGGCACCGTACGCTACGCCCTCTCGGGAGCACAATTGCCCGACCTCCGCCAGGGAGGCCGTGAACTGGATGCCGTGGTCCGGCTGGAGGAGGGCGACCGCGACCAGCTGAGCAAGCTCAAGAACCTGACCGTGGGTTCCTTGAACGGGCGCCAGGTACCCATGGGCGAATTGATGGACGTGGAGCACCGCACGGCCATGGGCACCATCCGCCGCAGCCAGGGCAAGAGCTTCATGCGGATCAAGATCGCCACCGATTCCAAGGACAACGATGCGCTCACCCAATCGATCCGCTCGATCATGGAGGGCATGAACTTCCCGCCGGGTTACGACTGGTCCTTCGGGCGCTTTGCCGACCGGCTGCAGGAGCAGCAGAACAGCCAGCAACTGGCGATGATCCTGGCGCTCTGTTTTGTGTTCCTGCTGATGGGGGTGCTCTTCGAGAGCTTCATGCTGCCGCTGACCATTCTGGCATCCATCCCCTTTGCGATCTGGGGAGCGCAATGGGCGCTGCTGATCACGGGGTCCAGCTTTGACCTGATGGCGGGCATCGGCATGGTGATTCTGGTGGGCATCGTGGTCAACAACGCCATCGTGCTGATCGATCGCGTGGTGCGCCTGCGCCATCAGGGCATCGAACGCCACCGGGCACTGCTGATGGCCACCGAGCAACGTTTCCGCCCGGTGATGATGACCGCGGCCACCACGGTCTGCGGCCTGATTCCCATGGCGGTGGGCAATGCGGCACTGATCGGGCTGCCCTATGCCCCCATGGGACGTGCGATGATGGGCGGGCTGCTGGTCTCGACTCTTTCCACCCTGGTCGTGATTCCTCTGGTGTACACCCTGATCGACGACATGGGCCTGTTCTTCAGGCGGCTGTACCTTCAGGTCCGGCTGGGTTCGGCCAAGGTCCCCCGTGAATCCATGGCCGATTCGACGGCTGCCGGTTCCTGA